The following proteins are encoded in a genomic region of Ostrea edulis chromosome 7, xbOstEdul1.1, whole genome shotgun sequence:
- the LOC125657102 gene encoding uncharacterized protein LOC125657102 isoform X3: MTVVSLHVRYKLKMSKKLCLSLCIFLLANHFDLQTVHGYTLMQHLAQQANALQYGLNVAAKYNHRYGGSSTKVAFSARTSGNYGYSSGRAIKFHYVYTNQGLAFKNGQYFSAPHSGTYVFNWTIRSYSTSSTGRTSIRVNNYIRQQSNCYSKKYDSCTNTAVLTLNKGATVGIYSDSSNVYVASVYSSFSGWEL, from the exons ATGACAGTTGTATCGTTACATGTAAG GTACAAGCTGAAAATGAGCAAAAAATTGTGTTTATCTCTTTGCATCTTCCTACTTGCAAACCACTTTGACTTGCAAACCGTGCATGGTTACACTTTGATGCAACACCTTGCACAACAAGCAAACGCCCTACAATACGGGTTGAATGTGGCAGCCAAATATAACCACAGATATGGAG GATCGAGTACTAAAGTGGCTTTCTCGGCAAGAACAAGTGGAAACTATGGCTATTCCAGCGGACGTGCGATTAAATTTCACTACGTTTACACAAACCAGGGACTGGCTTTTAAAAATGGACAGTATTTCAGTGCACCACATTCTGGAACGTACGTCTTCAACTGGACCATACGATCCTACTCAACCAGCTCAACAGGGCGGACGAGCATACGAGTCAACAACTACATCAGACAGCAGAGTAATTGTTATAGCAAGAAATACGATTCCTGTACCAACACGGCCGTTCTTACACTCAACAAGGGGGCTACAGTGGGAATATACTCCGACAGTTCCAACGTATATGTTGCATCTGTGTACTCCTCATTTTCTGGTTGGGAATTGTAA
- the LOC125657102 gene encoding uncharacterized protein LOC125657102 isoform X2 has protein sequence MHTMNVFISKIGCRTKSDGYKLKMSKKLCLSLCIFLLANHFDLQTVHGYTLMQHLAQQANALQYGLNVAAKYNHRYGGSSTKVAFSARTSGNYGYSSGRAIKFHYVYTNQGLAFKNGQYFSAPHSGTYVFNWTIRSYSTSSTGRTSIRVNNYIRQQSNCYSKKYDSCTNTAVLTLNKGATVGIYSDSSNVYVASVYSSFSGWEL, from the exons ATGCACACAATGAATGTGTTTATATCTAAAATCGGCTGTCGTACAAAGAGCGACGG GTACAAGCTGAAAATGAGCAAAAAATTGTGTTTATCTCTTTGCATCTTCCTACTTGCAAACCACTTTGACTTGCAAACCGTGCATGGTTACACTTTGATGCAACACCTTGCACAACAAGCAAACGCCCTACAATACGGGTTGAATGTGGCAGCCAAATATAACCACAGATATGGAG GATCGAGTACTAAAGTGGCTTTCTCGGCAAGAACAAGTGGAAACTATGGCTATTCCAGCGGACGTGCGATTAAATTTCACTACGTTTACACAAACCAGGGACTGGCTTTTAAAAATGGACAGTATTTCAGTGCACCACATTCTGGAACGTACGTCTTCAACTGGACCATACGATCCTACTCAACCAGCTCAACAGGGCGGACGAGCATACGAGTCAACAACTACATCAGACAGCAGAGTAATTGTTATAGCAAGAAATACGATTCCTGTACCAACACGGCCGTTCTTACACTCAACAAGGGGGCTACAGTGGGAATATACTCCGACAGTTCCAACGTATATGTTGCATCTGTGTACTCCTCATTTTCTGGTTGGGAATTGTAA
- the LOC125657102 gene encoding uncharacterized protein LOC125657102 isoform X1 translates to MCLYLKSAVVQRATVFTSRYKLKMSKKLCLSLCIFLLANHFDLQTVHGYTLMQHLAQQANALQYGLNVAAKYNHRYGGSSTKVAFSARTSGNYGYSSGRAIKFHYVYTNQGLAFKNGQYFSAPHSGTYVFNWTIRSYSTSSTGRTSIRVNNYIRQQSNCYSKKYDSCTNTAVLTLNKGATVGIYSDSSNVYVASVYSSFSGWEL, encoded by the exons ATGTGTTTATATCTAAAATCGGCTGTCGTACAAAGAGCGACGG TTTTCACTTCCAGGTACAAGCTGAAAATGAGCAAAAAATTGTGTTTATCTCTTTGCATCTTCCTACTTGCAAACCACTTTGACTTGCAAACCGTGCATGGTTACACTTTGATGCAACACCTTGCACAACAAGCAAACGCCCTACAATACGGGTTGAATGTGGCAGCCAAATATAACCACAGATATGGAG GATCGAGTACTAAAGTGGCTTTCTCGGCAAGAACAAGTGGAAACTATGGCTATTCCAGCGGACGTGCGATTAAATTTCACTACGTTTACACAAACCAGGGACTGGCTTTTAAAAATGGACAGTATTTCAGTGCACCACATTCTGGAACGTACGTCTTCAACTGGACCATACGATCCTACTCAACCAGCTCAACAGGGCGGACGAGCATACGAGTCAACAACTACATCAGACAGCAGAGTAATTGTTATAGCAAGAAATACGATTCCTGTACCAACACGGCCGTTCTTACACTCAACAAGGGGGCTACAGTGGGAATATACTCCGACAGTTCCAACGTATATGTTGCATCTGTGTACTCCTCATTTTCTGGTTGGGAATTGTAA
- the LOC125657102 gene encoding uncharacterized protein LOC125657102 isoform X4: MSKKLCLSLCIFLLANHFDLQTVHGYTLMQHLAQQANALQYGLNVAAKYNHRYGGSSTKVAFSARTSGNYGYSSGRAIKFHYVYTNQGLAFKNGQYFSAPHSGTYVFNWTIRSYSTSSTGRTSIRVNNYIRQQSNCYSKKYDSCTNTAVLTLNKGATVGIYSDSSNVYVASVYSSFSGWEL; this comes from the exons ATGAGCAAAAAATTGTGTTTATCTCTTTGCATCTTCCTACTTGCAAACCACTTTGACTTGCAAACCGTGCATGGTTACACTTTGATGCAACACCTTGCACAACAAGCAAACGCCCTACAATACGGGTTGAATGTGGCAGCCAAATATAACCACAGATATGGAG GATCGAGTACTAAAGTGGCTTTCTCGGCAAGAACAAGTGGAAACTATGGCTATTCCAGCGGACGTGCGATTAAATTTCACTACGTTTACACAAACCAGGGACTGGCTTTTAAAAATGGACAGTATTTCAGTGCACCACATTCTGGAACGTACGTCTTCAACTGGACCATACGATCCTACTCAACCAGCTCAACAGGGCGGACGAGCATACGAGTCAACAACTACATCAGACAGCAGAGTAATTGTTATAGCAAGAAATACGATTCCTGTACCAACACGGCCGTTCTTACACTCAACAAGGGGGCTACAGTGGGAATATACTCCGACAGTTCCAACGTATATGTTGCATCTGTGTACTCCTCATTTTCTGGTTGGGAATTGTAA
- the LOC125655173 gene encoding uncharacterized protein LOC125655173 — translation MRSTIAIYLCLLFLAYQLDVQTVQGYTLMTHLAQQANSLQYGLNLANRYNHRYGGSKTRVAFSARANSNQKLSSGNMITFAYHNTNQGSALRGGRYFSAPHSGLYVFTWSIRTYSSKVAYTSIRVNGSIKQKSLCYSGTSSYYDTCSNTVVLYVNKGSTVGIYCDASYAYIASPYSSFSGWEL, via the exons ATGCGATCAACAATTGCCATATATCTGTGTCTCCTATTCCTAGCCTACCAGCTGGATGTGCAAACTGTTCAAGGATATACCTTGATGACGCATCTCGCACAGCAAGCAAATTCCCTGCAATATGGGTTGAATTTGGCAAACAGATACAACCACAGATACGGTG GTAGTAAAACTCGGGTAGCCTTCTCTGCGAGAGCAAATAGCAATCAAAAACTCAGCAGCGGAAATATGATAACATTTGCTTATCATAATACCAACCAGGGGTCGGCACTGAGAGGCGGGAGGTACTTCAGTGCCCCACATTCCGGTCTGTATGTCTTCACCTGGTCAATCCGTACATACTCCTCCAAAGTTGCGTACACCAGTATTAGGGTGAATGGAAGCATCAAGCAGAAGAGTTTGTGTTACAGTGGTACGTCCTCTTACTACGATACCTGCTCCAATACCGTGGTTCTCTACGTTAACAAAGGCTCCACCGTGGGCATATATTGCGATGCTTCTTATGCATACATCGCATCACCGTACTCAAGCTTCTCTGGATGGGAGTTGTAA
- the LOC125657036 gene encoding peritrophin-1-like, translating into MQMAFKKTGVLLMLCVLVAVVNAKKDVNCKNGETFPHEKDCRKYYVCDHGMNVTMQCPLGTAWHKDNVTCVHTEDVGCKFHIPKAKSGSGNFTCPAKFGNYPNPKDCTKFYVCTWGRVEIKQCPPSTGWDPKLQYCNFKDKLPGCK; encoded by the exons ATGCAGATGGCTTTCAAAAAGACTGGTGTGCTTCTTATGCTATG tGTGTTGGTAGCAGTCGTCAACGCGAAAAAAGATGTCA aTTGTAAAAATGGAGAAACATTTCCCCATGAAAAAGACTGTCGTAAATACTACGTGTGTGATCACGGCATGAACGTGACAATGCAGTGCCCATTGGGAACGGCATGGCACAAGGACAATGTCACCTGTGTTCATACGGAGGACGTGGGATGCAAATTTCATATTCCGAAAGCTAAATCAG GTTCCGGGAATTTTACATGCCCTGCAAAGTTTGGTAACTATCCCAATCCAAAAGACTGCACTAAGTTCTATGTCTGTACCTGGGGACGTGTAGAGATCAAGCAGTGCCCGCCAAGTACAGGATGGGACCCGAAGCTTCAATACTGTAACTTCAAAGACAAGTTGCCAGGTTGTAAATGA